The following proteins come from a genomic window of Carassius carassius chromosome 10, fCarCar2.1, whole genome shotgun sequence:
- the LOC132151361 gene encoding fidgetin-like: MSSNMISGVYGVTMQWSPEQSQWAEQHYDITSTTRSPGHKFEALSDPRLTGSTSAAAYQHSWANDDISALTASNLLKRYAERYSAILDLPCESGLMGYSDTAISVSVRGPGVVNNGPTLLNGQKVEAEPWIESVYHPLGCMPELLPKAPHSVTDVSVSACNSPVIGNGSLPEPSFSSSSCHSQTGNQEYSSTPYSTPFLQPVGNYGGSLFHPTPSHASLVSTYNANTSPNLAAYSYPNTRYPLQAVLPGGYSPPSAYLPAGITPPNPLPAVGYPYQATSLGGSVSESDVPSATSLSKSYYPSTQNEIGVFEEFDFGSNSNSDSRSEGSPSYRPSGDETVDKQNGFNQSADVKSSSFKPVNHGDSLRSLGTLTVAMSRQNNGTSGQCFPSTSASIVTSHQHHCLDTNTP; this comes from the exons ATGTCAAGCAATATGATCAGCGGTGTATATG GTGTGACCATGCAGTGGAGCCCTGAGCAGTCTCAGTGGGCGGAGCAACATTATGACATCACTTCCACCACTCGCTCACCAGGGCATAAGTTCGAAGCACTTAGTGATCCAAGGCTAACAGGTTCGACCTCAGCTGCAGCATATCAACATTCATGGGCAAACGATGACATTTCAGCTCTGACCGCTTCTAACCTGCTCAAGAGGTATGCAGAGAGATATTCTGCCATTCTGGATCTTCCCTGTGAGAGTGGACTTATGGGATATTCAGACACAGCCATCTCCGTTAGCGTTAGGGGACCTGGTGTTGTGAATAATGGGCCAACCCTTCTTAATGGACAGAAGGTGGAGGCAGAGCCTTGGATAGAGAGTGTCTACCATCCATTAGGTTGCATGCCCGAACTTCTTCCCAAAGCACCACACAGTGTGACGGATGTGTCTGTCAGTGCATGTAACTCACCGGTTATAGGCAATGGGAGTCTTCCGGAACCTAGTTTCTCAAGCAGCAGTTGTCACAGTCAGACTGGGAATCAGGAATACAGCAGCACTCCCTACAGCACTCCCTTCCTGCAGCCTGTAGGCAATTACGGTGGCTCTCTTTTCCACCCTACCCCTTCCCATGCAAGTCTGGTATCAACCTACAATGCTAACACCTCACCAAACCTAGCTGCGTACAGTTACCCTAACACCCGTTACCCCCTACAGGCCGTTCTTCCTGGTGGATACAGTCCTCCCTCTGCATATCTACCTGCAGGTATAACTCCTCCCAACCCTCTTCCAGCTGTGGGATACCCATACCAAGCCACCAGCCTGGGAGGTAGTGTCTCTGAAAGTGATGTCCCAAGTGCTACCAGCCTTTCAAAGTCATATTACCCGTCAACTCAAAACGAGATTGGAGTATTTGAGGAGTTTGATTTTGGCAGCAACTCTAATTCAGACTCTAGGTCTGAAGGCAGCCCTTCATACAGACCATCAGGAGATGAAACGGTGGATAAGCAAAATGGGTTCAACCAGTCGGCAGATGTAAAATCTTCATCTTTCAAGCCAGTTAATCATGGAGACTCTTTAAGAAGCCTGGGGACTCTCACAGTAGCCATGAGCAGACAGAACAATGGTACATCCGGACAATGCTTTCCATCTACCTCAGCTTCTATTGTCACTTCTCACCAACATCATTGCCTTGACACAAACACACCATGA